One genomic segment of Rivularia sp. PCC 7116 includes these proteins:
- a CDS encoding immunity 17 family protein: MYKLLAPMLFVLIGSFSVAASYFNWDWYFNNYRARFLVKIIGRRGARIFYTVLGLFLVGLGLSILLSNM; encoded by the coding sequence ATGTACAAATTATTAGCCCCCATGTTGTTCGTATTAATCGGCTCGTTCTCAGTTGCAGCTAGCTATTTTAACTGGGATTGGTACTTTAACAATTATCGCGCTCGCTTTCTAGTCAAAATAATTGGTCGTCGCGGCGCACGTATATTTTACACGGTTTTAGGTTTATTCCTCGTTGGCTTGGGATTATCCATTTTACTGAGCAATATGTAA